From Microvirgula aerodenitrificans DSM 15089:
CTGCTGAAAGACCGCCTGGCGCGGGTCGAACGGCAGCGGAACGTGCAGCGGCGCGGCCGCGAGCGCGGCGGCGTGTTCAGCGTTTCCATCGTCGGCTATACCAATGCCGGCAAGTCGACGCTGTTCAATTCGCTGACCAAGGCGCGCGCCTATGCGGCCGATCAGCTGTTCGCGACACTGGATACCACCAGCCGTCGGCTCTACCTTAACGAGCAGCTAAGTGTAGTGTTGTCTGATACGGTGGGCTTCATCCGCGATCTGCCCCATTCGCTAGTTGCTGCGTTCAAGGCCACGCTGGAAGAGACGGTCAGAGCCGATCTCCTGCTGCATGTGGTCGACAGCGCCAGCGATACCCGTGACATGCAGATCGCCGAAGTCAACAAAGTGCTGAAGGAAATCGACGCCGATGGCGTACCTCAGCTCCTGGTCTGGAACAAGTGCGATCTGAAGGGATTGCCGGCCGACATCGAGCGGGACGAACAAGGGCGTATCATTGCCGTTCGCGTCTCCGCGCTTACCGGCGAAGGCCTGGAGCTGTTGCGGGCTGCGCTTGTCGAATGCGCAAGCGCCCCCACATACTGACAGCGTATTCAAACATCAAGAACCCGGACCCCGATCCCATGGCACAAAACGACCCGCAACGGGGCGGAGGTCGGCGCGGCAATGACGGGCCGCCCGATCTCGACGAGCTTTTCCGCAACCTCAACAACAAGCTGTCCCGCATACTGGGCGGCAAGGGAGGTGGCGACGACAACGGCGGCCCCTCGGCGCCGCGCTCCCCGCGTGGCGCGATGAAGGGTGGCGTGCTGGCCCTTGGCGGCGTGCTGGTGGCGCTGTGGCTGGCCAGCGGCTTCTACGTGGTCGACGCGCGTGAGGAAGGGGTGGTCCTTCAGCTGGGTCGCTTCAACCGCATCACCGATTCCGGCCTGCAGTGGCATCTGCCGTATCCGTTCGAGAAAGTCGAGATCGTCACCCTGACCGAAGTGCGTTCGGTCGAGATCGGCTATCGCGGCAACGCCAAGAATCGCGTGCTCGAAGAATCGCTGATGCTGACGGAAGACCAGAACATCATCGACGTGCAGCTGTCGGTCCAGTACGACGTCAAGGACCCGCGCGCCTTCCTGTTCAACAACGTGTTCACCGACAAGGACGGCAAGGATGTCGTCAAGATGGTGACCGAGAGCGCGATCCGCGAAGTGGTCGGCAAGAACAAGGTCGACTTCGTGCTGAACGAGGGCCGGGGGCAGATTGCCGCCGAAACGCAGCAGGTGATCCAGGCGATGCTTGACCGCTATGGCACCGGCATCCGGGTGGCCAAGGTCAACATCAACGACGTGCAGCCGCCGGAGCAGGTGCAGGCCGCGTTCGAGGACGCCGTCAAGGCGGGCCAGGACAAGGAAAAACTGCGCAACGAAGGCCAGGCATACGCGAACGACGTCATTCCGAAGGCGCGGGGTCTTGCCACCCGCCTGCTGGAAGAGTCGCAGGGCTACAAGCAGCGCGTGATCTCCAACGCCGAGGGTGAGGCTGCGCGCTTCAAGTCGGTGCTGGGCGAATACCAGAAGGCGCCGGCGGTGACGCGCGAACGCATTTACTACGACACCATGCAGAAGGTCATGCAGGACACCACCAAGGTCATCGTCGACCAGAAGGGTGGCCAGAACCTGCTGTACCTGCCGCTGGACAAGCTGATGCAGATGACCAACCCGCAAGCGCCGGCCGCCGCCGGCAACCGGCCGCAGGCCGCCGGTACCCCGTCGGCCGAGGCCGAAGCGGTACCGCAGGCAAACGAAGGGGCGAACGGCCGCAATTTCAGCCGCGACGTGCGTCGCGGTCGTAACCAGGAAGGGGGGCAATAAGCGATGGACAGACTCATTCCTGGTGTTATCGCCGTCCTCGCCGCGTTGCTGCTGCTGAGCATGTCGCTGTTCATCGTCGACCAGCGCCAGTATGCGATGGTGTTCCAGTTCGGCGAAGTCATGCGTGTCGTGAAGGAGCCGGGCATCCAGTTCAAGGTGCCGCTGCTGCAGAACGTCCGCTACTTCGACCGCCGCATCCAGACCATCGACTCGGACACGCCGGAGCTGTTCAACACCCGCGAGAAGAAGAACGTGCTGGTGGACAGCTTCGTCAAATGGCGCGTGACCAACGTCGAGCAGTTCTACAAGTCGGTGGGCGGCAACGAGAGCGCGGCCGTGGCCCGTCTGCGCCAGACCATCAACGACGGACTGCGCGCCGAGTTCGGCCAGAAGACCGTTGCCGACGTGATTTCCGGCCAGCGTGACCGGGTGATGGAGATCGTGCGCAAGCGCGCCGACGTCGATGCCCGCAAGATTGGTGTGGAAATTCTGGATGTCCGCTTAAAGCGCGTCGATTTTCCGGATAAAATCTCCCAGTCGGTCTACGATCGCATGCAGTCCGAGCGTCGCACGGTGGCAAGCCAGCTGCGAAGCGAGGGGGCAGCGGATGCTGAACGCATCCGGGCGGACGCTGACCGTCAGCGCGAAGTCATCCTGGCTGATGCCTACCGGCAGGCCCAGGTGGCGAAAGGCGAAGGGGATGCGCGTGCGTCCGCGATTTATGCCGACGCGTACGGCAAGAATCCTGAATTCTATTCGTTCTACCGCAGCATGGATGCCTACAAGCAGTCGTTCAAGTCCAAGGGCGACGTGATGGTGCTGGAACCGAATTCGGCCTTCTTCAAGTACATGAAGGATCCGAAGGCTTCGGCTGGCGGCGCGAAGAAGTAATTCGAGCGACGCCGGTTCGGGTCGGCAAGGCGGGGGGATCGTCCCCCGCCTTTTAACGTGTAAAAAACTAATGCATACCTGGCTGCTTCCTGAATACATCGCCGACATCCTGCCCGCTACTGCGCGGCAGGTGGAGTCGGCCAAGGCGCGGATGCTGGAGCTGTACCGGACCTACGGTTACGAGCTCGTCAGTCCTCCGCTGATCGAAT
This genomic window contains:
- the hflX gene encoding ribosome rescue GTPase HflX, which produces MLDRPDFGDTAVVVCLNFGEPDFAEGVEECVELVKGAGVDVRDVVIGKRQRPDAALFAGKGKVEEIGMALKAHDANVVIFNHALSPAQQRNLERLLECRVVDRTSLILDIFAQRARSHEGKLQVELAQLNHLATRLVRGWTHLERQKGGIGLRGPGETQLETDRRLIGIRVKLLKDRLARVERQRNVQRRGRERGGVFSVSIVGYTNAGKSTLFNSLTKARAYAADQLFATLDTTSRRLYLNEQLSVVLSDTVGFIRDLPHSLVAAFKATLEETVRADLLLHVVDSASDTRDMQIAEVNKVLKEIDADGVPQLLVWNKCDLKGLPADIERDEQGRIIAVRVSALTGEGLELLRAALVECASAPTY
- the hflK gene encoding FtsH protease activity modulator HflK; the protein is MAQNDPQRGGGRRGNDGPPDLDELFRNLNNKLSRILGGKGGGDDNGGPSAPRSPRGAMKGGVLALGGVLVALWLASGFYVVDAREEGVVLQLGRFNRITDSGLQWHLPYPFEKVEIVTLTEVRSVEIGYRGNAKNRVLEESLMLTEDQNIIDVQLSVQYDVKDPRAFLFNNVFTDKDGKDVVKMVTESAIREVVGKNKVDFVLNEGRGQIAAETQQVIQAMLDRYGTGIRVAKVNINDVQPPEQVQAAFEDAVKAGQDKEKLRNEGQAYANDVIPKARGLATRLLEESQGYKQRVISNAEGEAARFKSVLGEYQKAPAVTRERIYYDTMQKVMQDTTKVIVDQKGGQNLLYLPLDKLMQMTNPQAPAAAGNRPQAAGTPSAEAEAVPQANEGANGRNFSRDVRRGRNQEGGQ
- the hflC gene encoding protease modulator HflC → MDRLIPGVIAVLAALLLLSMSLFIVDQRQYAMVFQFGEVMRVVKEPGIQFKVPLLQNVRYFDRRIQTIDSDTPELFNTREKKNVLVDSFVKWRVTNVEQFYKSVGGNESAAVARLRQTINDGLRAEFGQKTVADVISGQRDRVMEIVRKRADVDARKIGVEILDVRLKRVDFPDKISQSVYDRMQSERRTVASQLRSEGAADAERIRADADRQREVILADAYRQAQVAKGEGDARASAIYADAYGKNPEFYSFYRSMDAYKQSFKSKGDVMVLEPNSAFFKYMKDPKASAGGAKK